The DNA sequence ATGAAAGCCATATTTTCGAATGTTATATTTTTTATACCAAGAATATGGGGTTGCATAAAGAAAAGCGTGTTCTTTTATAGTTTGATGCCATGATGTATCGAAGCATATAACTTGTCTTGTGTGTGGTAAAATTTTAAGAACCGCTTCTATTGCAGTGATTGCGCTTGGATTGTGAAGTGGAGCAAGTTCAGAAATTTGTTTTAATTTAGCCAAAACACTATTTTTAAGAATTACTGAATTTTTAAGGCTTGAGCCTCCATGTACAACTCTATGTCCTATTATTTTAATTTCACTGATAGTTTTAAGGATTTTTGAATTACTGTTTAATAATGTTTTAAACATTTTTTTTATTGCTTTTTGATGATTTTCAATTCCTTGTACAAATTTTTCTGTTGTTAATCCGTCAGTATTTGTAATCTTTATGATTGATTCTTGAGATTTTATTTTTTCAATAATTCCAGATATTAATTTTTTTGAATTTTCATATTGATAAATAGCAAATTTTAAGGAAGAACTTCCTGTGTTTATGATTAATATTTTCATTTTTTATCCTTTTTTGTTTGACAAGCTATGTGTTTTCTTTTAGTAAGTTAATATTTTTATATATATAATTTATTTTCTCAGATTTTTCAATATTTTTTAAGCTTAAAAAGATTGATTTTTGATTTGATGGATTTAATCCTAATAAATTAGGATGTTTTTGAAGTATTTCTATTATTTTTTCCATAGGAATGCTCTCTGTATTTTTATATTCTATTTCTAAAGTTCTATTTGTTTCTTTTAGTTTTGCTATGTTTAATTTTTTTGCTAAAATCTTAAGTTCAGTCAACATTAGTAAGCTATTTATTTCTTTAGGAATGGGTCCAAAATTATTATGGATTTCTTCTCTTATCTTTTTATTTTCTTCTTCGGTTTGAATTTCAAAGATTTTTTTGTAGATTAGTATTTTGGATTGTTCATTTTTTGCATAATTATCAGGAATAAAGCCGCTGTAATTAATTTCAATATCAATGTCTTCTTCTGATGAAATTTTTCCCATTTTTTTTTCAATTGCTTTGTTTAACATTGTTAGGTAGCAATCTAATCCAATCGATTCAATTTCTCCATGCTGTTCTCTGCCAAGCAAATTCCCAACTCCTCTTATTTCCATATCTTTCATTGCTATTTTAAATCCTGATCCTAGTTCTGAAAATTCGGTTATTGCTCTTAGCCTTTCAATAGAGCGTTCATTTAGTTTTCCACTGTCTTGATACAAAAAATAAGCATAAGCTTTTTCAGAGCCTCTTCCAACTCTCCCTTTTAGTTGATATAGCTGCGCTAGTCCAAACTTATTTGCATTATTGATTATTATTGTATTTGCATTTGGAATATCTATGCCATTTTCAATTATTGTTGTTGCCAATAGAATTTGATATGCTTTTTTAATAAAATTGTGCATTATTCCTTCAATTTCTTCACCTGTGAGTTTTCCATGAATTATTGCAATTCTTGCATAAGGAGTTAATTTTTCAATTAGTGTTTTTAAATAGTGCAATTCTTCAATATTATGGTTTACTAAAAAAACTTGACCATCTCGAGATAGTTCACTTTCAATCGCATGTTTTATTAAAAGTTCATTAAAGGACTCTAAATAAGTTTCTATTTTTACCCTGTTTTTAGGTGGGATTTTTAAAACAGAAATATCTCTTAGTTTAATTAGTGACATGTGAAGAGATCTAGGAATTGGTGTTGCAGAAAGAGCAAGACAATCAACAGAAATTTTTATTTCTTTAAGTTTTTCTTTTTCCTTTACGCCAAATCTTTGCTCTTCATCAATTATTATTAATCCCAAACTTTTGCAGGCGAATTTTTTTGAAAGAATTTTATGTGTTCCTATTATGATATCAATTTCTCCACTTTTTAATTCTTTTAAAATTCGTTTTTCTGCGTTTTTGTTTGTAAATCTGCTTAATACTTCAATTTTGATTGGAAAATTTTTGAATCTTTTTTCAAATGTATTGAAATGCTGTTCTGCTAGAATAGTTGTTGGTGAAAGGACAATAACCTGCTTGTTGCCCATTACAGCTTTAAATGCGGCTCTCATTGCTACTTCAGTTTTTCCAAATCCAACATCTCCACAAAGAAGGCGATCCATTACCTTAAAGCTCATCATGTCTTTTTTGATTTCTTTTATTGCTGTTATTTGATCTGGAGTTTCATCGTATGGAAATTCAGATTCAAATAACAGTTGTAATTCGTTATCTTTTGGATATTTAATGCCTTTGGCACTTTCTCTTTTTGAGTAAAGTTCTATTAATTTGTCTGCAATCTCTTCGATTCTTTTTTTTGCGTTCGCTTTATTTTTTATCCATGTCTTAGAACTAATTTTGTCTAATTTTACATTTTTAGACTCACTACCAATGTATTTTTGGATTAAATTTGTTTGTTCTATTGGAATAAATAGTTTTTCTCCTTCGGCGTACTCAATCTCAATATAGTCCTTTTCAATAGAGCTTGTTTTTATTCTTTTTATTTGCCTGAATATGCCAATTCCATGGTTTATGTGAACCACATGGCTATTTTTTTCAATTTCAATGAAAGAATCAATAGCTTTTGTTTTTGAAGATTCAAAGACTTTGTTTATTTTTTGACCTGTATTGAAGATGTTTGATTCAAGAATAATGGCAATTTTTTCTTTTTCTAATATTAAAGAGCTAGATATTTTTAAAACCTCAATTGTTACTTTTGGTAATTCTTTGAAAATATATTTAAGTTTTTCTTTTTGTGATTCAGATTCTGCTGCAATAATGATTTTAAATCCATTTTTTAGCCAATTTTTGAATTCTTCTTTTGCAAGCATAATATTTGAAAAAAAGCTTCTCTGGCTTTCAATTTTAAATTCTACAATTTCTTTAGATTTAGAACTTTTAATTTTTGAGAATAAGACATCGCTTTTTAGATTGAAGTTTTTGGAATTTAAGAGAATCCTTTTTGGATCAATTATATTTTTACCAGCTTCTTTTGCTTCTTTGTAAAGATTTTCATACTCTTGGCGTATTTTTTCAATTTCTTTTTCAAAATTGTTAATTTCAAAGTTGACAATAGGTATATGTTTTTCAATTTCATCACTTAAATAAGTATTTGCTACTAGTGGATAAAACATTTCTTCTGTTTTTGTTTCTTTTTTTAAATGCAACTCCTCAATAAATTTTTTATATTCAGCAGTTTCAATCTTTGTTTCTAAGTTATAAATATTTTCATTATTCCAAATAATTTCTTTTTTTGGAATAATTTGGAATTCTAAAATTTCATCATCTTGTTTTAATTGGGTTAAAGGATTGAATTTTCTTATTTCTTCTATTTTATCAAAGTTTAGTACAATTCTTATTGGGTTTTGTTCTCCAAAAGAGTATAGGTCTATAATTTCTCCTTTTATTGTAAATTCTCCTGGAATTGTTACTCTGAATGTTTTTTCATACCCTAATTTTACAAGAGTTTTTTCAATTTTTGTTGTGTTAATTTTAGTATTTTTTGTAATTTTGAATACCTCCTTTAATAAGGTATTTCTATCAGGTATTCTGCTGAGCAATGATGTTAAGACTGTAATGTATATCCCAGGAGTTTTTTTATAAAGATTGATCAGGAATTTAGCTCTTTCGTTAAAAATCGTGCTTTTTGAACCAATCCCTTTATATACAAGCGGACTAAAATAGTTAAATTCAAATATTTGATTTGTAATTATTTTTAAATCATTTTTGATTTTATCTAATGTAAGCTCATCTTTAACTATTAATATTATTTTTCCGGTTTTACTATATTCTTTGATTCTGTTAATTAAGAAAGCTTTGAAAAATCCTTCATATCCTGTTAATGAAAAAAATGTGTTTTGTTCTAAATATTCTTTCATTTTTTTTAAATTGGAATTATTTTTTAATATTGTTGTTAGTATTTCATCTATATTCATTTTTTACCTTTTTGTTTAATTAATTTAGTATAATAATATACTATAGGTATTATTACTTTCTTTATATATAATGTGGTTAGGTTGTGAGGGGGGCTTATGAAAATTAGAAAATTGCTTTTTTGTGTCTTTTTTGCAAATATTTCTTTTGTTTTGTTTGCGGGAGATTATAAGGGTCTTGATTTTAAAATTAAATTTTTCAATCAGTCTATTTATCGTGTTAATAGTAATATTTTTATTGAAGTTTCTCTTAGTAATGCATCTGATAGTGTTTTAACTTTAGAAATAGGTGATATTAATTCTTTTGGGTTTGATTTTGATGTAACTGACACCACCAATATTAAGGTTAAAAGACCTATTGAATATGTTAAAGAGAGATCTAAAAATGTTGCTGTTCCTGTTAGAAATATGAGCTTGAGACCTAATGAAAAATTTTCTGTAGTTATTAGCTTAAATCAATTTGTTAAGTTTAGTAAAGATGGAGTTTATTTTGTTAAGGGTATTTTCTTTCCAGACATTTCAGATCCATCTAAGAAAAAAGAATCCAATATTATTACACTTTTTTTAAATAATGGTTTTGATGAAAATCCGGGTAGTATAGATCTTGTTAATTTGTCTGACAATAAAGATATTCAAGATATTTTGAGAAGGAAAAAACTATCTCCTGATGAGATTGTTAAATATTTACTCAAGGCATTGCAACTTGGAGAAAAAGAAAAATTCTTTTTGTATCTTGATCTTGAAGGCTTGTTATTAAATGACAAGAGCAAAGCATACCTTTATAAACAGAATTTATCACCTTCTACTAATAAAAACGTAGTTGAAGAGTATAAAGAATATTTGTGGAATTCTAATAGTTCAGATATTTCAAAAGCACCAAATAAATTTTCTATTATTGAGACAACCTATTCTGATACTGCAGGTAAGGTGATTGCTGATTTATATTTTGACGATGGGCATTTTTATATTTCCAAAAGATATACTTTTTTCTTCAAGAAATATGATTATTATTGGATAATTTATGACTACATTGTTCAAAATACTGGCATTAAGGAAAAGTAAAGCTTTTTGTGTTTTGCAAATCATAGAACTTATCATTTTATTATATTTCATAATAATAAGTCCTATGAATCTTAATGCTGATTTTGAATATAAGGTTGTAAAAGGAGATACTCTTTTTTCAATTGCGATTAAGCATAAAGTTAAAGTAAGCGATCTTAAAAGAATCAATAAACTTAATTCTGACAATATTAGGGCAGATCAAATATTAATTATTCCAAGCAATTCTAATTTAAATCAAAATATTACCCATAAAGTTAATCGTTCTCTTGATTTGGTAGAATCTGTTAATAAAAGTGTGGTTTTTTATACTATAAAAGAGGGTGACACTATTGAGAGTGTTTCAAAACTTGTTGGGCTAAGCCAAGAAGAGATAATAGCTTGGAACAATTTGGGATCTAAAGATCTTAAAGTTGGAATGAAGCTTATATTAACCGAGCCTGATTTTTTAAAGCCTTATGTAGTTAAAAAAGGAGATTCGCTGTCACAACTTTCTCAAGATTTTAATATTAGCTCTAAAGATATTTTAAAATTTAATTTTCTTAATGATAATAAGTTAAAAATTGGCCAACAGCTTTTTTTAAAGAAAGCTGCTAAGAATGTTAATTTTCATTATGTTAAAAGAGGAGAAACTCTTGGCAGAATAGCTTATATTTATGGCATTACTGCTAAAGATCTTGTAACCCTTAATGGTAATCGAGCTGTTAATCTTAAAGCAGGTTCATTGCTAAATGTTTTAAAGGTTGTAAATAGTGATTTAGAAAAGCCTGTTGAGAGAGATTTGAAAATTGAGAAAAAAACAGATAATCAATTTATCTATCATTCAGTTGCTGTAGGTGAGACTTTGTATAGCATTGCCAGACATTATGGTGTTTTGATTGAAGATCTTAAAAATTGGAATAATTTAAGTAGCAATAATATTATGCACGATCAAAAATTGAAAATTTTTGATAAAAAACTTTTATCTGGGTCTTTGGCAATTGAGTCTAAGAATGATTTGTATCTTAAAAACAAGGTTGATTCTATTACTAATTCTTCTGATAAAGTTCAAACAATAGTTAATCTTCCTTCAAGTAAAAACAAAAAGCTGAATTTGAATACTTTTGGTACTACCAATCAAGGCTTTTTTGATATTAGCTCTTTGGTTATTTTGGACTCTAAAATACCAATATTTGAGGTTGTTGGCGATTTCTATTATTGGTATAGACCCAGAAAGGTAAGTCAGCCAAGTGAATTTTATTCAGAAGATTGGCATTCTCCTTTAAATTCTTATAAAAAAGCAACTCAACTTTTTAAAAGTTTTGAGAAGTTGGTAAATTCTAGATTTAATAAAAGATCAAAACTTAAAGATAAGTTAATAATTCTTGACCCTGGGCATGGGGGTCTTGATCCTGGAGCTATTGTTAAGTCTAGAGATGGGCTTGGAAACGAAGTTTTTGTTGTTGAGGATGAATATGTTTATGATATTGCCTTAAGGCTTTACGTATATCTTAAAGAAGAGGGGGCCAATGTTGAACTTACTATTTTAGCTCCTGATCATTTGATTAGAAATAGTGTTTCTGCTAACAATACTTTTGTTAATGTGAAAAATGAAGTTTACAATGATTATGATTTAAATAAAAACGATACCGTTGATTCTTGGATCAGTGGTACTCCATCAGGACTTAAAAAAAGACTAGTAGTTGTTAAAAACATTGTTAGTAAATATAAACATATTAAAGATAAGGATATAGTTTTTTTTAGTTTGCATGCGGATAATAGCATTGGAGCGCCTAAGAGTATGGGGTTTTATTATCAAAAAGATGACGAGAAAAAATATGATATTCATTCAAAGTCTATAGCAGAAAAAATTACAGAAGGAATGAAACGAAGTTTTTATATTAAGGGCCAAAATCTTCATGTTTTGAGAAACAATATAGTAATGACTAAGCTTTTAATAGAAGTTAGAAATTTAGCATTTCCAGAGGAAGCTTGGTCTATTAGATCTTCTAAACTTAGAGATCAAGATTCCAAAATTCTTGCTAATGGGATTTTAAAAATATTTGAAAGTAATTGACAAAAATTTTTAAATTTAAGATAATATTTTTAGTGTTCAATTTCCCCTATAGCTCAGTGGTAGAGCGGGTGGCTGTTAACCACTAGGTCGGAGGTTCAAGTCCTTCTGGGGGAGTTAATTAAAGCCAATTGCTTTTTTAGGTCTATTTTTGTTATTTTAAAGTAATTAAGTCTTTCTAAAAACTTCTTATTATTTCCATCTCCCAAGCAAAGGTGCTTTTGTATTTTCAGTCTTTTTTCTTTTGAGTTTTCTCCTATTATTCCGAGTTCTAACAAATCGCTTAGTGTTAATAAATTTTTTTGATTGCCTTTAGAGAAAGTCCCAACTTTTTTAAGTATTTTTTTTATTTCTTTTTTATTCACCGATTCAACTTCGGTATCTTTTGTATTAAGATATGCATGTTTAATTTTATTATTTTTTCCTATATGTTTGACTATTTTTTGTCTAATAATATTTCCGGATTTATCGCTGTCTGTTAAGATTATTATTCCTTTATATTTTAATGCTTTTTTTAGTAATTCAATAGTTTCGATTTTTAAAGCAAATCCTTTTGTTTCTATTACTGTGCAGTCAAAAGATTCTTTTAATCTTTTAAGATCATCTTTACCCTCAACTACAATCATTTCTTTAATTTTTTCCAATTTTAAATTCCATTTTCAAAGAAAGCTCTTAGCAATTTAATTGCTTCTATATGGTCAACTATTGATACTGTTTCTCGTATGGAGTGCATTGCCCACATTGGTGTTCCAATATCAATAGTTTCTATTCCAGTTCTTGCATTTGAGATTGGGCCAATTGTTGTCCCTGAAGGAACATTTGCTTTCATTATTATTTCTTGAATTTTAACATTATTTTTAATAGCCAAATTTTTCAATTTTGCAAATCCTGTTGAAGTTGTTGCGTATCGAAAATTGGCGCTATTTTTTACAACTACGCCTTTACTTAGAGTTGCTTGATAGTTTGGATCATGTTTTAATGTATATCCTGGATGAACACCATGGACACTGTCAATTGATATATTAAATGATTTGTTTGTTTTTATTAGATGTTCTTCTCTTGTTAAGTTAAGAGCAAGGTCAATTCTTTCTAGAACTTCTGATAAAAAATTGGAATCAGCTCCTCTTGAGGTTAAAGATCCTATTTCTTCGTTATCAAAAAATACAGCTATTTTATTTTTATTATTATTTGTATGAACATAAGAATTCATAATTGCATGGCATCCCGATTTGTTATCAAGATTTTTTGAAGCTAAAAATTCTCCTTCAGTTCCTATTATTTGGGAGGGCTGTGATTCTGTGAATATTAGATCACAAGATAGAAAACTTTCATTTTTTATTTCAAGTTGTTCTAATATTTTGTCTTTTATTGTTTTTTTCGTGCTGTTAATTACTGTTAAATTGTCATGAGTATTATATCTAAATCCTTCGTTAATTTGTCGGTTTAAATGGATTGCAAGGTTTGGAATAATTCCTATGTTTTCAATATTGATTAATTTTGAATCAATCAACTCATTTTTTTTAAAATATACAATTCCTGCCAAGCTTAAGTTTCTGTCAATCCAAGTAGAAATTATTGGGCTACCATAAACTTCAATATGACTGTAAAATACACCACTTGTTTTTTCTATTGCATCTATTTTTAATTTCAATCCCGGACTGTCTGTATGTGCTGTTGCTATTACAAACGGTTCATATTTTTTTTCGACATCAATATTGAAGGCAATAAGACTAGTTCCTTCTTTTTTTATGTAATACGATCCTGTTTCGAGTTTCCATTTTTCATCAAGTTTTAATTGTTGCGCATTAAAATAATTTATTAATTTATTTTCAATATAGTTTACTAAGTGATAAGGGGTAGGACTATTGTCTAGTAAACTTTGAAAAAATTTTGGCTCTAGTGTTTTATCGTGCACCATAGGTGTTCTCCTTTATTTTATTGCTTTATAGTTATATATTCTATTATAATAGTTTTTAGCTGTATATTGGTTAGGAGTTTATTATGAGAAAATGGCTTTTCAGCTTAGGGTTTTTGTTTATTTTTTTTGCTTGTAGTTCTAATGTTGAAATCGAGTTAAGAGATGATTTTAGTGGTATTATTTCAATGGTTGTCAATGTTAATGGAGAATTTGAAAAAATTAGAAAAGAACTCTTAACAACTTTGGTGGGGGGAGAAGTTGCAAATATGTCTCTTTTTCCTGTAGAAGAAATAAAAAAGTATTTTAGAAATGAGGGGGAGAAGTCTGGACTTAAGCTTTTAAGTATTAAAACTCAAGGGGATTCTATTAATTTAGTTGTTAAGTTTGATAATTTAATTAAAACTTTAAGTGGTTATATGGAAAAATCCAATATGCCTGTGTTTAGGATAGAAAAAAGAGGTGGTAAGAATATTATTGATCTTGACATTAATTTGGAAAATGCTACTAAGAATATTAATGAAAATAAAGAGTATATTAGTGATGCGCTTGCAGCTCTTTTACCATCGGATGAGATTCCAATGTCTTCAAAAGAATATAAAGATGTTTTGGTGTATTTTTTATCTGATTTTACTTCCAAAGCAAGTGAGCTTATTGACAATTCAAAACTTAATCTTACAGTTAAGACTTCTAGGAATATTCAAGAACAATTTGGATTCAAGCAGATTGATTCAAACACACTGAAGTTTGAAATAGACATGGTTAAAGGATTAAGTCTTGAAACACCAATAAAACTTAGATTAGTTTATTGATTAGAAATTCAAGAATATAAACGTATAAGTTTATATTCTTGAATTATATTCTTTTTTAAAGATTCCTATTAAAACAGCTGTTATTATTGATCCTAATAAGATGGATATTATCCACATTAATGGGTTTGCTACTATTGGTAGAATGAATATCCCACCATGTGGTGCTATAATTTCTACCTTGAAAAGTGCAGAGATAAATCCCCCTACAGATGAACCTAGTATGCATGCAGGTATTACTCTTAAAGGGTCTGATGCTGCGAATGGAATTACTCCTTCTGTAATAAAACATGCTCCTAGAAAATAGCAAACTTTTCCAGATTCTCTTTCTTCTTTTGAGAATCTGTTTTTAAACAAACTTGTAGCAAGAGCAATTCCTATGGGAGGCACCATTCCTCCTGCCATTATGCTTGCATGGGGAGTATAATTTTTTGCAGTTATCATTGCAATTCCAAATGCGTATGCAGCTTTATTTACGGGCCCTCCCATATCTATTGCCATCATTCCTCCAAGCAAAGCGCCAAGTATTGCCATATTAGTTCCGCTGAGTTGATTTAGTATGTCTGTTATTGATTTATTAATAAATGATATTGGACTGAGTATTGTATATATTAAAATTCCTGAAATTAGAACTGAGAAAAAAGGGTAAGCTAGTACTGGATTTATACCCTTTAAGTTGCCAGGGACTATTTTGTCAGATATTTTTTTTACAATCAGTGTAACATATCCTGAAATAAATCCTGCTAAGATACCTCCTAAAAATCCCGCATTTCCATTGCTCACCATGAATCCAGTAATCATTCCAGGTGCAAGTCCTGGTCTTTC is a window from the Borreliella chilensis genome containing:
- a CDS encoding transcription-repair coupling factor; the protein is MNIDEILTTILKNNSNLKKMKEYLEQNTFFSLTGYEGFFKAFLINRIKEYSKTGKIILIVKDELTLDKIKNDLKIITNQIFEFNYFSPLVYKGIGSKSTIFNERAKFLINLYKKTPGIYITVLTSLLSRIPDRNTLLKEVFKITKNTKINTTKIEKTLVKLGYEKTFRVTIPGEFTIKGEIIDLYSFGEQNPIRIVLNFDKIEEIRKFNPLTQLKQDDEILEFQIIPKKEIIWNNENIYNLETKIETAEYKKFIEELHLKKETKTEEMFYPLVANTYLSDEIEKHIPIVNFEINNFEKEIEKIRQEYENLYKEAKEAGKNIIDPKRILLNSKNFNLKSDVLFSKIKSSKSKEIVEFKIESQRSFFSNIMLAKEEFKNWLKNGFKIIIAAESESQKEKLKYIFKELPKVTIEVLKISSSLILEKEKIAIILESNIFNTGQKINKVFESSKTKAIDSFIEIEKNSHVVHINHGIGIFRQIKRIKTSSIEKDYIEIEYAEGEKLFIPIEQTNLIQKYIGSESKNVKLDKISSKTWIKNKANAKKRIEEIADKLIELYSKRESAKGIKYPKDNELQLLFESEFPYDETPDQITAIKEIKKDMMSFKVMDRLLCGDVGFGKTEVAMRAAFKAVMGNKQVIVLSPTTILAEQHFNTFEKRFKNFPIKIEVLSRFTNKNAEKRILKELKSGEIDIIIGTHKILSKKFACKSLGLIIIDEEQRFGVKEKEKLKEIKISVDCLALSATPIPRSLHMSLIKLRDISVLKIPPKNRVKIETYLESFNELLIKHAIESELSRDGQVFLVNHNIEELHYLKTLIEKLTPYARIAIIHGKLTGEEIEGIMHNFIKKAYQILLATTIIENGIDIPNANTIIINNANKFGLAQLYQLKGRVGRGSEKAYAYFLYQDSGKLNERSIERLRAITEFSELGSGFKIAMKDMEIRGVGNLLGREQHGEIESIGLDCYLTMLNKAIEKKMGKISSEEDIDIEINYSGFIPDNYAKNEQSKILIYKKIFEIQTEEENKKIREEIHNNFGPIPKEINSLLMLTELKILAKKLNIAKLKETNRTLEIEYKNTESIPMEKIIEILQKHPNLLGLNPSNQKSIFLSLKNIEKSEKINYIYKNINLLKENT
- a CDS encoding N-acetylmuramoyl-L-alanine amidase translates to MQIIELIILLYFIIISPMNLNADFEYKVVKGDTLFSIAIKHKVKVSDLKRINKLNSDNIRADQILIIPSNSNLNQNITHKVNRSLDLVESVNKSVVFYTIKEGDTIESVSKLVGLSQEEIIAWNNLGSKDLKVGMKLILTEPDFLKPYVVKKGDSLSQLSQDFNISSKDILKFNFLNDNKLKIGQQLFLKKAAKNVNFHYVKRGETLGRIAYIYGITAKDLVTLNGNRAVNLKAGSLLNVLKVVNSDLEKPVERDLKIEKKTDNQFIYHSVAVGETLYSIARHYGVLIEDLKNWNNLSSNNIMHDQKLKIFDKKLLSGSLAIESKNDLYLKNKVDSITNSSDKVQTIVNLPSSKNKKLNLNTFGTTNQGFFDISSLVILDSKIPIFEVVGDFYYWYRPRKVSQPSEFYSEDWHSPLNSYKKATQLFKSFEKLVNSRFNKRSKLKDKLIILDPGHGGLDPGAIVKSRDGLGNEVFVVEDEYVYDIALRLYVYLKEEGANVELTILAPDHLIRNSVSANNTFVNVKNEVYNDYDLNKNDTVDSWISGTPSGLKKRLVVVKNIVSKYKHIKDKDIVFFSLHADNSIGAPKSMGFYYQKDDEKKYDIHSKSIAEKITEGMKRSFYIKGQNLHVLRNNIVMTKLLIEVRNLAFPEEAWSIRSSKLRDQDSKILANGILKIFESN
- a CDS encoding aminopeptidase: MVHDKTLEPKFFQSLLDNSPTPYHLVNYIENKLINYFNAQQLKLDEKWKLETGSYYIKKEGTSLIAFNIDVEKKYEPFVIATAHTDSPGLKLKIDAIEKTSGVFYSHIEVYGSPIISTWIDRNLSLAGIVYFKKNELIDSKLINIENIGIIPNLAIHLNRQINEGFRYNTHDNLTVINSTKKTIKDKILEQLEIKNESFLSCDLIFTESQPSQIIGTEGEFLASKNLDNKSGCHAIMNSYVHTNNNKNKIAVFFDNEEIGSLTSRGADSNFLSEVLERIDLALNLTREEHLIKTNKSFNISIDSVHGVHPGYTLKHDPNYQATLSKGVVVKNSANFRYATTSTGFAKLKNLAIKNNVKIQEIIMKANVPSGTTIGPISNARTGIETIDIGTPMWAMHSIRETVSIVDHIEAIKLLRAFFENGI
- a CDS encoding lipoprotein gives rise to the protein MRKWLFSLGFLFIFFACSSNVEIELRDDFSGIISMVVNVNGEFEKIRKELLTTLVGGEVANMSLFPVEEIKKYFRNEGEKSGLKLLSIKTQGDSINLVVKFDNLIKTLSGYMEKSNMPVFRIEKRGGKNIIDLDINLENATKNINENKEYISDALAALLPSDEIPMSSKEYKDVLVYFLSDFTSKASELIDNSKLNLTVKTSRNIQEQFGFKQIDSNTLKFEIDMVKGLSLETPIKLRLVY